Proteins encoded by one window of Clostridium bornimense:
- a CDS encoding tetratricopeptide repeat protein, which produces MNYFDEGNLYYAKKEYKKALSLYEKAFEIRENEPDALYNAAVCHIKLKEYTDAIELLNKALALKIDSKYYFNLAYCYAHSLNNKKALVYFNTAWALNPEDEDCDKAINLILKKLRKEPTN; this is translated from the coding sequence ATGAATTATTTTGATGAAGGAAATTTATATTATGCAAAAAAAGAGTACAAAAAAGCTCTATCTTTATATGAAAAAGCTTTCGAGATAAGAGAAAATGAACCAGATGCATTATATAATGCTGCTGTTTGTCATATAAAACTCAAGGAATATACTGATGCAATAGAACTATTAAATAAAGCTTTAGCTCTTAAAATTGATTCTAAATACTATTTTAATTTAGCCTATTGTTATGCTCATTCTCTTAATAACAAAAAAGCCTTAGTTTATTTTAATACTGCATGGGCACTAAATCCTGAAGATGAAGATTGTGATAAAGCTATAAATTTAATTTTAAAGAAACTAAGAAAAGAACCAACAAATTAG
- the recX gene encoding recombination regulator RecX, giving the protein MNNIITNIELCKKNKERSNIFIDNEFAFAVSNEIIYKFHLKIKGNIDMELMSEIIKEDNYVKGKETALKYIERSYKTESEVRKKLLDKEYEEETIDRIIEFLRNYNFINDNEYVERYLKEKLKTYGYKYVYNKLIQKGIEKNIIDKVYENSNKEEEEVGAYELAKNKYKSLIRNEETYLKAYRKLYDFLMRKGYSSNLVKSIVESICNKEDFLTDENDNKMKDLAKKKYLKVKDKNKTMTYLLSKGYDFDKVKEVVNDLANER; this is encoded by the coding sequence ATGAATAATATAATAACTAATATTGAGCTTTGTAAAAAGAATAAGGAAAGATCAAATATTTTTATAGATAACGAATTTGCTTTTGCTGTGTCAAATGAAATAATATATAAATTTCATTTAAAAATAAAAGGTAATATTGATATGGAGTTAATGTCAGAAATAATAAAAGAAGATAACTATGTAAAAGGAAAAGAAACTGCATTAAAATACATAGAAAGAAGTTATAAAACAGAAAGCGAAGTTAGAAAAAAATTATTGGATAAAGAATATGAAGAAGAGACTATAGACAGAATCATAGAATTTTTACGTAATTATAATTTTATAAATGATAATGAATATGTAGAAAGGTACTTGAAGGAAAAATTAAAGACTTATGGATATAAGTATGTTTACAATAAATTAATTCAAAAAGGAATAGAGAAAAATATCATTGATAAAGTATATGAGAATTCTAATAAGGAAGAAGAAGAAGTTGGAGCTTATGAATTAGCTAAAAATAAATATAAATCGTTAATTAGAAATGAAGAGACATACTTAAAAGCCTATAGAAAGTTATATGATTTCTTAATGAGAAAAGGGTATTCTAGTAACTTAGTGAAAAGTATAGTAGAAAGTATTTGTAATAAAGAAGATTTTCTTACTGATGAAAATGACAATAAAATGAAGGATTTAGCGAAGAAAAAATATTTAAAGGTTAAAGATAAAAATAAAACAATGACTTATTTATTATCCAAGGGATATGACTTTGATAAGGTGAAAGAGGTAGTTAATGATTTAGCAAATGAGAGGTGA
- a CDS encoding transglutaminase-like domain-containing protein: protein MRNINLIDLLIIVIFMYSIIKGIVVGYSSYNLKRNIISFENTIIFFLSLVITIILGKKFIMPNYMEIVNQISSKLNNDIGSIIRNVPKITIIFLYVVVSIFIINIFIVFMRFINNRLIFNVIDGANTEIRKKNRSIRFFLGMIFTVPKSIIITIIAVFLISISGVLVPNNKILQLVDDSIIYNKINTKVVSPVSTSYVFKYIPTILDNSFKVIGNDSNVGDITLYNGVTIEDGIKSNNDIDEFAVELTKNMKSDRDKVEKLYMWISSNIKYDYEKAGNIMEENYVNDSGAITAFNSKKGVCFDYSCLLVSFCRAIDIKSRIVTGQGFTGTQWAPHAWNEVYLEDEDKWINVDTTFAVSGYYFDSYNFDKDHIKESVIGQW from the coding sequence ATGAGAAATATTAATCTAATTGATCTGCTTATAATAGTAATATTTATGTATTCAATTATAAAGGGAATTGTAGTTGGATATTCGTCCTATAATCTGAAAAGGAATATAATATCTTTTGAAAATACAATAATATTTTTTTTAAGTTTAGTTATTACTATTATTTTAGGCAAAAAATTTATAATGCCTAATTATATGGAGATAGTTAATCAAATTTCAAGTAAGTTAAATAATGATATAGGAAGCATCATAAGAAATGTGCCGAAAATTACAATTATTTTTTTGTATGTGGTAGTAAGCATTTTTATTATAAATATATTTATAGTATTTATGAGATTCATTAATAATAGGTTAATATTTAATGTTATTGATGGTGCAAATACAGAAATCAGAAAAAAAAATCGTAGTATTAGATTTTTCTTAGGAATGATATTTACAGTACCGAAAAGCATAATAATTACTATAATAGCTGTATTTCTTATAAGTATAAGTGGTGTATTGGTTCCTAATAATAAAATACTTCAATTGGTTGATGATAGTATAATATATAATAAAATTAATACAAAAGTAGTTTCTCCTGTATCTACATCATATGTTTTTAAATATATTCCTACAATATTAGATAATTCTTTTAAGGTAATTGGAAATGATTCTAATGTAGGAGATATTACATTATATAATGGAGTTACTATAGAAGATGGAATAAAATCTAATAATGATATAGATGAATTTGCTGTTGAATTAACTAAAAATATGAAAAGTGATAGAGATAAAGTTGAAAAATTATATATGTGGATAAGCTCTAATATAAAATATGATTATGAAAAAGCCGGCAATATAATGGAGGAGAATTATGTAAATGATTCAGGAGCAATAACTGCTTTTAATAGCAAAAAAGGAGTATGCTTTGATTATTCTTGTTTATTAGTATCATTTTGTAGAGCTATAGATATAAAATCAAGAATTGTAACGGGACAAGGCTTTACAGGAACTCAATGGGCACCTCATGCTTGGAATGAAGTATATTTAGAAGATGAAGATAAGTGGATAAATGTAGATACTACTTTTGCTGTCAGTGGATATTATTTTGACTCATATAATTTCGATAAAGATCATATAAAGGAATCAGTTATTGGTCAGTGGTAA
- a CDS encoding valine--tRNA ligase, which translates to MEEKNISMSKTYDPKSFEDRIYKWWEEKKFFTPKVDKNKKPYTIIMPPPNITGQLHLGHALDNTLQDVLIRTKRMQGYSTLWLPGQDHASIATEVKVENELLKVGLKKKEMGREAFLEKVWEWTDKYRNTIRNQLKRVGVSADFTRECFTMDENLNKAVKTVFVKLYEEGLIYQGNRITNWCPNCQTALSDAEIEYKESAGHFWHINYPVKDSDEFVEIATTRPETLLGDTAVAVNPEDERYKHLIGKTLILPLVGREIPVVADDYVDKEFGTGCVKITPAHDPNDYLVGKRHNLPEISVMTLDGKIVEGYGKYSGMDRYDARKEMIKDLEEAGLLVKVKDHTHNVSTHDRCGKVIEPMISKQWYVKMEELAKPAIEAVRNGDTEFVPQRFDKIYFNWMENIQDWCISRQLWWGHRIPVWYCKDCGELTVSVEDATKCCKCGSTNIEQDNDVLDTWFSSALWPFSTLGWPEKTPDLEYFYPTDVLVTGYDIIFFWVARMIFSSINNMGETPFKHVLIHGLVRDAEGRKMSKSLGNGVDPLEVIDTYGADALRFMLITGNAPGNDIRFKMEKVEAARNFANKIWNASRFVMMNLDEELLNKYKECTNYSLADKWILDRFNRLTKEVTENIEKFDLGIAAQKIYDFMWTEFCDWYIELVKPVFWGEDEEAKGVAYNVLKKVLVGGLQLLHPFMPYITEEIYSHLNCEYESIAISKWPEFTEDLVDENAEKEMNLIIEAIKSLRNVRAEMNVPPSKKAKVSIYTVDEKEAFEKGIIYLEKLGSASEVEFVSSKDDAPENSVTAVTSGAELYMPLLDLIDLEKELERLNKEKDKLQSEIDRVEKKLSNERFVSKAPEAVVAEEKAKGEKYKEMYKAVVERLEALQK; encoded by the coding sequence ATGGAAGAAAAGAATATTTCAATGTCAAAGACTTATGATCCTAAATCTTTTGAAGATAGAATATATAAGTGGTGGGAAGAAAAGAAGTTTTTTACTCCAAAGGTAGATAAAAATAAAAAGCCATATACAATAATCATGCCACCACCAAACATCACAGGCCAATTACATCTAGGTCATGCATTAGATAATACATTACAGGATGTACTAATAAGAACTAAGAGAATGCAAGGTTATTCTACACTTTGGCTTCCAGGTCAAGATCATGCATCTATTGCAACTGAAGTTAAAGTTGAAAATGAATTATTAAAAGTAGGACTTAAAAAGAAAGAAATGGGAAGAGAAGCATTTCTTGAAAAAGTATGGGAATGGACTGATAAGTATAGAAATACTATAAGAAATCAGCTTAAAAGAGTAGGTGTTTCAGCGGATTTTACTAGAGAATGCTTTACAATGGACGAAAATTTAAATAAAGCTGTTAAAACAGTTTTTGTGAAGTTATATGAAGAAGGACTTATTTATCAAGGAAACAGAATAACTAACTGGTGCCCTAACTGTCAAACTGCTTTATCAGATGCAGAAATAGAATATAAAGAAAGTGCAGGACACTTCTGGCATATAAATTATCCAGTTAAAGATAGTGATGAATTTGTAGAGATAGCTACAACAAGACCAGAAACACTATTAGGAGATACTGCTGTTGCTGTTAATCCAGAAGATGAAAGATATAAACATCTTATAGGTAAAACATTAATTCTTCCTTTAGTAGGTAGAGAAATACCTGTAGTAGCCGATGATTATGTTGATAAGGAATTTGGAACTGGATGTGTTAAAATAACTCCAGCTCATGATCCTAACGATTATTTAGTAGGTAAAAGACACAATTTACCTGAAATCAGTGTTATGACACTAGATGGTAAAATTGTAGAAGGTTACGGAAAATATTCTGGTATGGACAGATATGATGCAAGAAAAGAAATGATTAAGGATCTTGAAGAAGCAGGACTTTTAGTTAAAGTTAAAGATCATACTCATAATGTATCAACTCATGATAGATGTGGTAAAGTAATAGAGCCAATGATATCAAAACAATGGTATGTTAAGATGGAAGAATTAGCAAAACCAGCAATAGAAGCCGTAAGAAATGGTGATACAGAGTTTGTACCTCAAAGATTTGATAAGATTTATTTCAACTGGATGGAAAATATCCAAGATTGGTGTATTTCAAGACAATTATGGTGGGGGCATAGAATACCAGTATGGTACTGTAAAGATTGTGGTGAATTAACAGTATCAGTAGAAGATGCTACTAAGTGTTGTAAGTGCGGTTCAACTAATATTGAACAAGATAATGATGTTTTAGATACTTGGTTCTCATCAGCATTATGGCCTTTCTCAACTCTTGGATGGCCAGAAAAGACTCCAGATTTAGAATATTTCTATCCAACTGATGTATTAGTTACAGGATACGATATAATATTTTTCTGGGTAGCAAGAATGATCTTCTCATCAATAAACAATATGGGAGAAACTCCATTTAAGCATGTATTAATTCATGGTTTAGTTAGAGATGCTGAAGGTAGAAAGATGAGTAAATCTTTAGGAAATGGTGTAGATCCACTTGAAGTTATCGATACTTATGGGGCAGACGCATTACGTTTTATGCTTATAACTGGTAATGCTCCAGGAAACGATATTAGATTTAAGATGGAAAAAGTTGAAGCAGCAAGAAACTTTGCTAATAAGATATGGAATGCATCTAGATTCGTAATGATGAACTTAGATGAAGAATTATTGAATAAATATAAAGAATGTACTAATTATTCATTAGCAGATAAGTGGATATTAGATAGATTCAACAGATTAACAAAAGAAGTTACAGAAAACATTGAGAAATTTGATTTAGGTATTGCAGCACAAAAAATCTACGACTTTATGTGGACTGAATTCTGTGATTGGTATATTGAACTTGTTAAACCAGTATTCTGGGGAGAAGATGAAGAAGCTAAAGGTGTAGCGTATAACGTACTTAAGAAAGTACTTGTTGGTGGATTACAATTACTTCATCCATTTATGCCATATATAACAGAGGAAATATATAGTCACTTAAATTGTGAGTATGAATCAATTGCAATTTCTAAGTGGCCAGAATTTACAGAAGATTTAGTAGATGAAAATGCTGAAAAAGAAATGAACTTGATTATAGAAGCTATTAAGAGCTTAAGAAATGTAAGAGCAGAAATGAATGTACCACCATCAAAGAAGGCTAAAGTTTCAATCTATACTGTTGATGAAAAAGAAGCTTTTGAAAAAGGTATAATCTATTTAGAAAAGTTAGGCTCAGCTTCAGAAGTTGAATTTGTAAGTTCTAAAGATGATGCACCAGAAAATTCAGTTACAGCTGTAACATCAGGAGCAGAATTATATATGCCATTATTAGATCTTATCGATCTTGAAAAGGAACTTGAAAGATTAAATAAAGAAAAAGATAAACTTCAAAGTGAAATAGATAGAGTAGAAAAGAAGTTATCTAATGAAAGATTTGTATCTAAGGCACCAGAGGCAGTAGTTGCAGAAGAAAAAGCTAAAGGTGAAAAGTATAAAGAAATGTATAAAGCTGTAGTAGAAAGGCTTGAAGCACTACAAAAATAG
- a CDS encoding 2-hydroxyacyl-CoA dehydratase, with protein sequence MNKNLRLGIDVGSTTVKVVVLNSSYDVIFSKYTRHYSDIKLTTINVLKETYDKIKNKNVKVNVTGSGGLEIADILNVEFIQEVIACTNTVERYIKDTDVAIELGGEDAKITYFGSTLEQRMNGTCAGGTGAFIDQMASLLETDAMGLNELAKEHKIIYPIASRCGVFAKTDIQPLINEGAAKEDIAASIFQAVVNQTISGLACGKPIKGKVAFLGGPLYFLSELRARFIETLNLSKENTVLPENSQLFVAMGAALASETAKVENLEELISKLENSDSVIHHDNVLEPLFKDEVAYNEFKSRHEKDKVEFMPIDSYKGNCYLGIDAGSTTTKIVLINEEGNIIYSFYDNNRGEPLQLVLKEIEKIYDILPSDVNIVYSAVTGYGESLIKNALKIDEGEVETLAHYKGSSRFLDGVEFILDIGGQDMKAIKVKDGIVQSVVLNEACSSGCGSFIETFATSLSMNIEEFAQVGIRAKNPVDLGSRCTVFMNSKVKHAQKEGAEIGDISAGLAYSVIKNALYKVIKIKDPEELGKKVIVQGGTFLNDAVLRALEITLGKNVVRPNIAGLMGAYGAALIAKERYQGKKTTLLSKGEISEFSVEKKFTHCGGCGNKCMLTINIFNDGRRFISGNKCEKPLGNSENKLDIPNLYEYKYKKIFDYKPLEEEKCTRGVVGIPRVLNMYEDYPFWHTFFSELGFSVKLSSRSSKGIYEKGIETIPSESVCYPAKITHGHIMDLIENGVKFIFYPSIPYERKEYENVDNHYNCPIVTSYPEVINNNIEELRDKDINFKYTFVNLNSKKSIKKQLYKDLCEFNISEKDINNAVDIAYEELIRVKNDIQAKGEETLKYIEKNNIKGIVVSGRPYHVDPEINHGLTKIITSEGMAVLTEDSVAHLGNLNEHLRVMDQWAYHSRLYRAAAFVRTRRDLELIQLTSFGCGLDAVTSDQVQEILSRGNKIYTLLKIDEGSNLGAIRIRIRSLKAAIKERENGQDNEIVIKKPKERVRFTKEMKKTHKILAPQMSPIHFQLLQPAFDKSGYDVEILQEVEKADIEEGLKYINNDACYPAIIVIGQMIRALKSGRYDLNNISLIMTQTGGGCRASNYIAFLRKALADLHMDQIPVISLNAAGLEDNPGFKITLPMVKRAMMALVYGDLFMNVLYKVRPYEKEKGAANRLYNKWVEIVKENVEDGNSRVFKNNVRNIVKEFDELELLDIKKPKVGIVGEILVKFHPVANNYAVDIIEKEGGEAVVPELLDFFMYCAENSKFKHSCLDASLLSVFTGDVVIKYLEHHRKIVKEELKKSKRFKAPHTIGELANKAGKIMSLGHQTGEGWFLTGEMMGLLDDGVNNIICMQPFACLPNHVVGKGMIKELRRHYPLANIVPIDYDPGASEVNQLNRIKLMMSAAFKNMDKEQSIDNAISPKENIDKNQLQGQLS encoded by the coding sequence ATGAATAAAAATTTGAGATTAGGTATAGATGTAGGTTCTACTACAGTTAAAGTAGTTGTATTGAATTCTTCGTATGATGTTATTTTTAGTAAATATACTAGACATTATTCAGATATTAAACTTACAACTATAAATGTTCTTAAGGAGACCTATGATAAAATTAAAAATAAAAATGTAAAAGTTAATGTAACTGGATCAGGTGGATTAGAAATAGCAGATATATTAAATGTAGAATTTATACAAGAGGTTATTGCATGTACTAATACTGTTGAAAGATATATAAAAGATACAGATGTAGCAATAGAACTAGGGGGAGAAGATGCTAAAATAACTTATTTTGGATCCACATTAGAACAAAGGATGAATGGAACTTGTGCAGGTGGAACCGGTGCTTTCATAGATCAAATGGCATCTTTACTAGAAACTGATGCAATGGGTTTAAATGAACTAGCTAAAGAACATAAAATTATATATCCAATAGCTTCTAGGTGTGGTGTATTTGCTAAAACAGATATACAACCATTAATTAATGAAGGTGCAGCAAAAGAAGATATAGCAGCATCTATATTTCAGGCTGTAGTTAATCAGACAATTAGTGGCTTAGCTTGTGGAAAGCCTATTAAAGGTAAAGTAGCTTTCCTCGGTGGTCCTTTGTATTTTTTATCTGAACTTAGAGCTAGATTTATAGAAACATTAAATTTATCTAAAGAAAATACAGTGTTGCCTGAGAATTCTCAATTATTTGTTGCTATGGGGGCCGCATTAGCTTCTGAAACTGCAAAAGTAGAAAATTTAGAAGAATTAATATCTAAGCTAGAAAATAGTGATAGTGTTATACATCATGATAACGTATTAGAACCGCTTTTTAAGGATGAAGTAGCATATAATGAGTTCAAATCTAGACATGAAAAGGATAAAGTTGAATTTATGCCTATAGATTCCTATAAGGGAAATTGCTATTTAGGAATTGATGCTGGTTCTACAACAACTAAAATTGTATTAATTAATGAAGAAGGAAATATTATCTATTCTTTTTATGATAATAATAGGGGTGAACCCTTACAACTAGTACTTAAAGAAATAGAAAAAATATATGATATTTTGCCAAGTGATGTTAATATAGTATATTCAGCAGTAACAGGATATGGTGAATCATTAATAAAAAATGCTTTAAAAATTGATGAAGGAGAAGTAGAAACTTTAGCCCACTATAAAGGTTCTAGTAGATTCTTAGATGGAGTAGAGTTTATTTTAGATATAGGTGGACAAGATATGAAAGCAATAAAGGTTAAGGATGGCATAGTTCAGTCAGTAGTTCTTAATGAAGCTTGTTCATCAGGTTGTGGTTCTTTCATAGAAACTTTTGCTACATCATTATCTATGAATATAGAAGAGTTTGCGCAAGTAGGGATTAGAGCGAAAAATCCAGTAGATTTAGGAAGTAGATGTACTGTATTTATGAATTCAAAAGTTAAACATGCTCAAAAGGAAGGTGCTGAAATAGGTGATATTTCCGCTGGATTAGCTTATTCAGTTATTAAGAATGCATTATATAAAGTTATAAAAATTAAGGATCCTGAAGAATTAGGGAAAAAGGTTATCGTTCAAGGTGGAACATTTTTAAATGATGCGGTTCTTAGAGCGTTAGAGATTACATTAGGTAAAAATGTTGTGAGACCTAACATAGCAGGACTTATGGGAGCTTATGGTGCCGCATTAATAGCTAAAGAAAGATATCAAGGGAAAAAGACTACTTTGTTATCAAAAGGAGAAATAAGTGAATTTTCTGTGGAAAAGAAGTTTACTCATTGTGGTGGCTGTGGAAATAAATGCATGCTAACTATCAATATTTTCAATGATGGAAGAAGATTTATATCTGGTAACAAATGTGAAAAGCCCCTTGGAAATAGTGAAAATAAATTAGATATACCTAATTTATATGAATATAAGTATAAAAAGATTTTTGACTATAAGCCATTAGAGGAAGAAAAGTGTACAAGAGGTGTAGTAGGTATTCCTAGAGTTTTAAATATGTATGAAGATTATCCGTTTTGGCATACATTCTTTTCAGAATTGGGATTTTCAGTTAAACTTTCAAGTAGGTCATCAAAGGGAATATATGAAAAAGGAATAGAAACAATACCTTCGGAATCTGTATGTTATCCAGCAAAAATAACTCATGGGCATATAATGGATTTGATAGAAAACGGAGTTAAGTTTATTTTTTATCCTTCAATACCATATGAAAGAAAAGAGTATGAAAATGTTGATAATCATTATAATTGTCCTATAGTAACTTCTTATCCAGAAGTTATAAACAATAATATTGAAGAGTTAAGAGATAAAGATATTAATTTCAAGTATACTTTTGTAAATTTAAATTCAAAGAAATCTATAAAGAAGCAGTTATATAAAGATTTATGTGAATTTAATATATCTGAAAAGGATATAAATAATGCAGTAGATATAGCATATGAAGAGTTAATAAGAGTAAAAAATGATATACAAGCTAAAGGTGAAGAAACCTTAAAGTATATAGAAAAAAATAATATAAAAGGTATTGTTGTATCAGGTAGACCATATCATGTAGATCCAGAAATAAATCATGGACTTACAAAGATAATAACATCTGAAGGAATGGCAGTACTTACAGAAGATTCAGTAGCTCATTTAGGTAATTTAAATGAACATCTTAGAGTTATGGATCAATGGGCTTATCATAGTAGATTGTATAGAGCAGCAGCTTTTGTAAGAACTAGAAGGGACCTAGAACTTATACAGTTAACTTCATTCGGTTGTGGATTAGATGCTGTAACATCTGATCAAGTACAAGAAATATTAAGTAGAGGAAATAAGATATATACTCTATTAAAGATTGATGAAGGAAGCAATTTAGGTGCTATTAGAATAAGAATTAGATCTCTTAAAGCAGCAATCAAAGAAAGAGAAAATGGACAAGATAATGAGATAGTAATTAAGAAACCTAAAGAAAGAGTGCGATTTACTAAGGAAATGAAAAAGACCCATAAAATTTTAGCTCCACAAATGTCACCTATACATTTTCAACTTTTACAACCTGCTTTTGATAAGTCAGGATATGATGTGGAGATTCTACAAGAAGTAGAAAAGGCAGATATTGAGGAAGGACTAAAATACATAAATAATGATGCTTGTTATCCAGCAATAATAGTTATAGGACAAATGATAAGAGCATTAAAAAGTGGACGCTATGATTTAAATAATATTTCTCTTATTATGACCCAAACAGGGGGAGGATGTAGAGCTTCAAATTACATTGCCTTTTTACGTAAAGCTTTAGCAGATCTTCATATGGATCAAATACCAGTTATATCTTTAAATGCTGCTGGATTAGAAGATAACCCAGGATTTAAGATAACATTACCTATGGTAAAAAGAGCTATGATGGCATTGGTATATGGAGACTTATTTATGAATGTATTATATAAAGTAAGACCATATGAAAAAGAAAAAGGTGCAGCTAATAGGTTATATAATAAGTGGGTTGAAATAGTTAAAGAGAATGTTGAAGATGGAAATAGTAGAGTATTTAAGAATAATGTACGTAATATAGTAAAAGAATTCGATGAATTAGAATTATTAGATATTAAGAAGCCTAAGGTAGGAATTGTAGGAGAAATTCTTGTTAAATTCCATCCAGTAGCAAATAATTATGCTGTAGATATAATTGAAAAAGAAGGCGGAGAAGCTGTAGTCCCTGAACTTTTAGATTTCTTTATGTATTGTGCTGAAAATAGTAAATTTAAGCATAGCTGTTTAGATGCATCACTACTATCTGTTTTTACAGGAGATGTAGTAATAAAATATTTAGAGCATCATAGAAAAATAGTTAAAGAAGAATTAAAGAAAAGTAAAAGATTTAAAGCACCACATACTATTGGAGAACTAGCTAATAAAGCAGGAAAAATAATGTCTCTTGGACATCAAACAGGAGAAGGTTGGTTCCTTACAGGTGAGATGATGGGATTATTAGATGATGGAGTTAACAATATAATATGTATGCAACCTTTTGCTTGTCTACCAAATCATGTTGTAGGTAAGGGAATGATTAAAGAGCTTAGAAGACATTATCCACTTGCTAATATAGTACCTATAGATTATGATCCAGGAGCATCAGAGGTAAACCAATTAAATAGAATTAAGCTTATGATGTCAGCAGCATTTAAAAATATGGATAAAGAGCAAAGTATTGATAATGCTATTTCACCAAAAGAGAACATAGATAAAAATCAATTACAAGGTCAATTATCTTGA
- a CDS encoding M16 family metallopeptidase, with amino-acid sequence MIKDLFDTKITILKNGLKVISIKKETSLIAINLGVKIGSIYEANNEKGICHFIEHMLFKGTKNRTNKVLNDELEQLGGEYNAYTEYSSTVYNITALKEEAESALELLGDMIINSNFPKAEMEKEREVILSELRSSRDDIEELSFIKINKYGFNRSPLKYEIIGDEKRVKALKREDLIEFYSRWYVPSNSCISIASSMEHNEVIELVEKYFNTWIYKKVIHPEVIIEDNKPLTKRSYKNDIEQGSILYLYTFHNLNKKEELALKILEHRLGSSNNSILFREVRENKGLAYEIYSEMNMSKSIKTLYIYTTTNKENINEAMSTIDECIEKINNREIKFNKKTIDIMKKILKTAVVSTLEDVTDISNYVLHQALDNEELYQFVDDMKDIENIDAEDIYNVGVKVFKNPTIHILLPKESDRYE; translated from the coding sequence ATTATTAAAGATTTATTTGATACAAAAATAACTATTTTAAAGAATGGATTGAAAGTTATATCTATAAAGAAAGAAACTTCTTTAATTGCAATAAATTTAGGGGTAAAGATTGGATCTATATATGAAGCAAATAATGAGAAGGGGATATGTCATTTTATTGAACATATGCTATTTAAGGGTACTAAAAATAGAACAAATAAGGTATTAAATGATGAGCTTGAACAATTAGGTGGAGAGTATAATGCTTATACAGAATATAGTTCTACAGTATACAATATAACAGCACTTAAAGAGGAAGCAGAATCAGCATTAGAATTATTAGGGGATATGATTATTAATAGTAATTTTCCTAAAGCTGAAATGGAAAAAGAGAGAGAAGTAATATTGTCAGAGCTTAGATCTTCTAGGGACGATATAGAAGAATTATCATTTATAAAAATAAATAAGTATGGTTTTAATAGAAGTCCTTTAAAGTATGAAATTATAGGAGATGAAAAGAGAGTAAAGGCATTAAAAAGAGAGGATTTAATAGAATTTTATAGCAGATGGTATGTACCTTCTAATTCTTGTATATCTATAGCATCATCAATGGAACATAATGAAGTAATAGAATTAGTTGAAAAGTATTTTAATACATGGATTTATAAAAAAGTAATTCATCCTGAGGTTATTATAGAAGATAATAAGCCATTGACAAAGAGAAGTTACAAAAATGATATTGAACAAGGATCTATCTTGTACTTATATACATTTCATAATTTAAATAAAAAAGAAGAGTTAGCTTTAAAAATTTTAGAGCATAGATTAGGATCTTCAAATAATTCTATATTATTTAGGGAAGTTAGAGAAAATAAGGGATTGGCCTATGAAATATATTCTGAAATGAATATGTCTAAATCTATAAAGACGTTATATATTTATACAACAACTAATAAAGAAAATATAAATGAAGCTATGAGTACTATTGATGAATGTATTGAAAAAATTAACAATAGAGAGATAAAGTTCAATAAGAAGACAATAGATATAATGAAAAAAATTCTTAAGACAGCGGTAGTATCAACTTTAGAAGATGTTACAGACATAAGTAACTATGTACTTCATCAAGCATTAGATAATGAAGAGTTATATCAATTTGTTGATGATATGAAGGATATAGAAAATATAGATGCAGAAGATATATATAATGTTGGAGTTAAAGTATTCAAAAATCCTACAATACATATTTTACTTCCAAAGGAAAGTGATAGATATGAATAA